TGTGAGGGACACTATCGCCCACGCGCCGTCGTCCCACATACAACACAGAGGCCAGCGCCGCCATCCCGGCGATATTGTGCACGACAATGCCGCCGGCAAAATCCAGCACGCCGAGCTTGGCTAGGAGTCCTCCGCCCCAAACCATGTGGACGAACGGGAAATAGACGAGTGTGAGCCAGCCAACCAGGAACATCAAATATGCGCCGAACCGGACACGATTCGAGAATGCGCCGGTGATCAACGCAGGTGTTATGATGGCAAACATCATTTGGTACGCCATAAAGACAAATTCGGGGATATTGCCGGATCCGAACGGGGACGGCGTGTTGAGGGTTACGCCGATCATAAAGGCTTTGTCGAGATTGCCTATTATAACACCATCGCCGCCGCTGAAGCACAACGAGTATCCGTAGGCCCACCAGATGATTGTGGTGACCCCCATCGAGACGAAGCTCTGGATCATGATCGTCAGCACGTTCTTGCGGCCGACCAGGCCGCCATAAAAGAACGCCAGCCCGGGCGTCATCAGCATGACCAGGCTGGTTGCTACGAGCATGAAGCCGGTATTGCCGGTATCAAACATCTTCAACCTCCGGTTTGAGATTGCCTGTAAAATCACCAGTTAGTTTGTGAAAAATGTAACAAAGTGCTTAAGGTGTGACAATCGGGGAAACCCCTACGTTGGGGCGCCAAATGCCTTAGCTGAAATGCTCGGGCGGATAGTGTCAGAGGGATGAAGACTGGGAACTGGACGGTTTGGACGCGGTGTCAACTACTCCAAAGGGGTGAGGCCTTCACGGATCGCGTATTTGGTCAGTTCGGCAACACTGTGGATGTCGAGCTTATCCATGATCTGCTTACGGTGAGACTCGATTGTCTTGATGCTCACGTCAAGCTGTGCGGCGATTTCCTTGGTGCTTCGACCCTCGGCGAGCAACTGCAGCACCTCGCGCTCGCGCGGACTTAAGACAGTATATGCGGAGGCGGGGCGTTCCCGGCTCAGCTCGATGTAGTCCTCGATGACCACATCGGCTATAGTGCGCGAGAGATATCGTTGATTGCGTGCGACCGTACGGATGGCTGCCAGAAGCTCATCGATGGCGCTGTCTTTGAGGACATACCCCATCGCGCCGGCGCGGAGCGATTCCGCCACAAACCGCTGATCTGCGTGCATGGACAGAATAATGATCTTAATGCCGGCGTTCTCAGCGAGAATTTTCCGTGTCGCCTCGATTCCGTTCAACTCCGGCATCGAGATGTCCATAAGCAAAATGTCCGGACGAATCTCGCGGGTTTTGACAACCGCGTCCGGTCCATCGACAGCGTCGCCCACCACCTCCATGTCCGACTGTTGTATCAGGAGCGTGCGCAGACCATCGCGGAACAACCGGTGGTCATCCGCCAGCAGTATTTTCAGCTTCATGTGACTTTCCTTTTGAGCGATGCGGCACCATGAGCGAAACGGTCGTTCCTTCTCCCAAGACGGAACGGATGTTCGTTCGTCCCCCAAGATAATTAAGCCGCTCTTTGATGTTGAACAGGCCAAAGTGCTCGTCGGCGAAGGTACCGAAGTCGACCGCCGCCATGTCAAACCCGCAGCCATTGTCGGAGACTTCTATCTCGATCCGGTCCGGGTGGCCCTGAATGGTTATTGAGACTATCTCGGCGCGGGCATGTTTGACGGCATTGGTAAGCAGTTCCTGGACCGATTTGAACAGGGTGATCTCAATCTCGTCGTCCAAACGAACAATCGGCACCGACCGCTTGACATTGACCTGCAGTCCATGCCTTCGCTGGAATCGTTCGGCCAGCCACTCGACAGCCGCCTCCAGTCCCAGCTCATATAGGACGGGCGGACTGATCTCAAAGGTGAGATTGCGCGTGTAGTGAATGGTCTGATCGAGCAACGACATGATTTCATCGATCTTTTCTTCAAAGCCGCAGAAAATGGCGTTTCCTCTGAACTGAGAGATGTTCATCTTGATAAAAGATAGCGCCTGCCCGATGTGGTCGTGAAGATCGGCAGCTATGGCTCGTCGTTCCCGTGCCTCGGTCAGCGTGAGTTCCGACGTCAGTTGCCGAAGCTGTCTCTGATACGCGGCGATTTTCACCTCCGCTTTCTGGTATTCGCCAATCTGCCCCTGCAAAGCCAGGTTGGCCTGCCGAAGTTCTTCGGTTCGCGCCCCTACCAGGTCCTCAAGGTGGTTGTGAGCTTGACGCAACGCCTCATCCGCAAGCATATGCTGGAAATAGAACCGAAGCATTTCGGCAAGCGATTCAATCAGATCCCGTTCTTCCTTAAGAAATGGGCCTTCGTCGGCATCAGGCCGGGGTTCGCGGTAGAATACGTCAACGCTGCAGCGCTGCCCGTCGCGCACCACAAAATCGGCACGCTGGCGCCATCGTGATGCGTTAAATCCCGGAGTGGCCGCTTCAAGCGCCTGGAATCGAATCCGCGCGTCGGTAATCTCAGGGTATTGCCAGGCCGGGGGTATCAGCGTAACAATCTCGCTCATGACCTGCAATGGCGGCTTGCTTTCGTCCTGTAGAATGCGGGCAGTGGCGTGAAGGGCGGTCAATTCCTTGACACGCTCGCGCAAACGGTGCAGAATATCATTCGTCATCGCTATGACTAAGATAGTCCGAAGTCGGCACTGTAGTAAGATGCGTCGGTTCGCTATGTTTAGGAACCAACCGATAGGCGAACGGTATAACATGGAGTTATAGGAAGGTATTTGGCCGGGAGACGCTCGTATGAAAATGAAGGGAATTGTGGTGAACAACAGGATGTTCAGGTTGCTGGTGCAGCTTTCCACTTTACTGCTGATGACATCGGCAGCTACCGCCTTTGGTGCCGACGTGGAGACGACATCGAAGTGGGCCACAGACGCGATGGTTGTCGACGGTCACCGGTCGGATTGGCCGGCCGGGGCGATCGGATTTCTGAAGGAGCCTGAAGCGAGTGTCGGCCTCTGCAATGATTCGCAGAATCTGTATGTCGTGTTGACGTTTCGCAATCCGCAATGGGCCATCGCAATTCGGCGTGGCGGGCTCACGCTTTGGCTGGACAACAAGGGGAAAAAGAAAAAGGAGTTCATGCTTAAGTTCACGGGTGGCCCCGGCCCCGGTGAAATGCAGGCGCTGGTCAGTGACTCCTCTCGCCGGGATCGGGAACGGCCAATGCCAGGGATGGGTATGGAGGAAGGGCCGGGAGGCAGACGAGCGGCCGAGACGACCTTGGTCTGTTTCCAGAAGGATCGAATAGCGGAAAAGCAGATTCCGCTTGATGGGAGAGAAGGGCCGAGCGCTGCGTTCGGCGAGGAAGAGGGTTTTTTCGTCTATGAGTTCAGTGTGCCGCTCCGGGAGACTGCCGTTCTCAACTATGGACTCGGGGCAAAACCGGACGAGCCGGTAAGTGTCGGATTTCTGTGGGGAGGGCTCGACAGAGACAAAATGGACCGACCTAAAGGGGGATTTGAGATCGGCGGGATGGGGGACGGTATGGGGGGTGGCATGCCGGGAGGCGGTGGGCCGGGTGGTCAAGGGGGACCGCGTGAGGGCGGCAGGATGGGCAAGGGCATGCCCAAGAAACAGGAAGTATGGCTGAAGGCTCGGCTGGCTGCAGTCGGCTCCGAATCGAAATGATCATGCAGTGAAAGTACGCCTGAAGCTGCTGGTGAGTCAGCGCAGGCCGTCTAAATAGATTGCCTTGCGGTGAGCAAGTGCGAGCTATGAATCCGCAAAAACCGTCCTCATTTTTGGTTGCCGCTCCACCGATATTACCTTATGTACGGCGTATAAAGTAGATACAGGCTCTCTATATATCACTAGGAGGAGATATGAAACGGACATCATTCATTATTGCACTGTCAGCATTGCTGGTATTGGCGATCCTTCTCATAGGTTGCGGCAAGGATAGTCAGGAGGGTTCAAAGGAAGGGGACGCTGACACGCTGCAGGCAACTGCGCAAAGGCAGGCCGACGAATCGGGCAAGGAGGTTGCCCAGGCGAACGAAGAAGAGACCAAATCACAATCGAACACGCCTCCTCCGGCTCCCAAGCCGAAGCCGGTGGTGATCACAATTCCAGAGAGTACGCAAGTGCAAATAGCGCTCGCAGATACCGTGCAGACCAATGAAAACGTGGTTGGCGACCAGTTCACGGGCACGGTGGCCAAGGCTGTCACCATGGACGGACGAGTACTTATTCCTGAAGGCGCGCAAGCAAGCCTGGTGATCACCAAGCTGGTGAAGGGGGGAACGATGAAAACATCGCCGGAGATGGAGTTCACGGTTAAAGAAGTGGTGCTGGCGGACGGGCAGAGCCATCCGGTGGTAACCGATGCGTTTTACGAGAAGGGGCGTAGCCACACGGCGCGTGAGGTTGGAATGATTGGTGGCGGTGCGGCCGCAGGTGCGGTGATCGGCGCTATTGCTGGAGACAAAAAGGGCGCGGTGATCGGTGCGGCTGTGGGTGCTGCTGCAGGGACAGGCGCGGCTGCTGCAACCGGCCGCCAGAATCTCAAATATGTTCCCGGACAAACGGTGACGTTCACGACTCAGCAGCCGGTTCGAGTGACGCTGCCACCATCCAAGTAACAACAGAATCGGCACGATATTCGAGGCAGGACCATCACGCGGTCCTGCCTTTTAGTTTCATCGCCATGACGATCGATTTGCGCTTGTACGGGAGGGGGCCGATGACCGAAGGGTCAGCGTGCTGGAATCCCAGGCTCATGTACAAATGATTGGCAGCCGGCAGAAGATCACTAGTAGCGAGCACGATTGACTCGGCGCCCAAAGCGCGGGCTTTGTCGATCGCTGCCTGCGCCAGCATTCGCCCGATCCCCCGACCGCGCTGGTCCGGCAGAACCGCCATCTTGGCTAATTCATACTTCATGTCCGTGTGCTTCAGTAGCGCGCAGGTCCCCACGACGTCATCGTCCATCAAGGCGAAGAAGATGTGACCGTGCTGTTTGATTATCCGGGTGTACGGGTCGTTGAGCACGATCCGGTCGAACGGCTCCACCGTGAAGTATTTCTCCAGCCAGTCATAGTTGAGCTCGCGGAACTGCCGGGCGTACTTGTTGTGAAATTCGACGATCCGTACTTCTGTATCCGGTCGATTTGAGCTGGTCATAGATCTGATTCCCTAAACGGTGACAACTGAAATGAAATGATATATTGCCCGAGACGCAAGGGGTCGGCTGTGCGATACACGGACCGGGCATTAACTTGCCACCGCATGTCGAGCACTCTATATTGCTTGGTAATAGATTGACTTGACGGAGGACATGATGCCGAAAGCCAGACGTCCCACCAGCGGGGTGGCGCGCGAACTACGCTACGACGAGATCGATTACCATGTCAGTTATAGACCGCCGAATGCGAAATCATCGAATGATGTCCCCCCGTGTGATGAGATACTGGGTCAGGGGCGGGCGCTCAATGCCATCAAGCTGGGGCTCAATGTCCGCACCAAGGGTTACAATATTTTTGTGACCGGCATGGGCGGGACCGGCCGCACGACCACCATCAAACACCTGCTCGAACAGCTCGATCACCAGAAGCCGGAGTTGTTCGACGTGTGCTATGTGAACAACTTCAAGAACGACGATAACCCGCGGGCGCTGGTTTTCGGTGCGGGCGAGGGAAGACGGTTCAAGAAGGACATGGAATACCTGATCAGTTCGATCAGGAAGGTCGTTCCCAAGATTTTTCTCTCCGAGGAGTACAAGGATCGCAGTAATCGTTTGATGCGCGAGTACGACACGCGCCAGAAGGAACTGATCTCCGAGTTCGAGGAGAAACTGAACACGGCCGGGTTCGTCATGGTGCAGATCCAGGCCGGTTTGGGTGTCCGCAACGAAATTCAGCCGCTGGTCGATGGCGAGCCGGCCTCAATGGAGAAACTTGAACACCTCTCCAAACAAGGGAAGTTCGCAGCCACCCAGCTCGATGAACTCCGGCGTAAATGGGACAGTCTCCGCCGGGATTTCGACGTCACGACGATAGAATCCAAAAAGCTGAGTGGCAAGCTGGAAGAAGCGATCGACAAACTGAATTATTCGATGGTGGCGCCGCTCGTGGCCGATAAAGTGAATTTGCTCAAAAAGCGGTATCCCGAAGAAAAAGTGGTGCTGTATCTGGATGAGGTGCAGGAGGCGCTGACGGGGGACCTGGACCGATTTCGGGAGGCTCAGCCGAGACGGGGCGAGGAAGAAGCGCCCCCGTATCGGAAACGGGAACCGTTCGAGGAGTTTTCGGTCAATCTGCTGTTGGACAATACCGAGGCCGACAAGGTGCCGATCATCATCGAGAAATCTCCTTCTTACAAGAATCTGTTTGGTTCACTCGAACGTGTGGTGGACCGATTCGGGTACTGGCGCACCGATTTCACCCGCATTTTCGCCGGTTCGCTTCTCCGGGCATCGGGAGGTTTTCTGGTGATCAACGCGTTCGATCTACTCAGCGAGCCGGGTGTCTGGTGGCCGCTCAAACGGTCACTGCGCAACGGCGAGCTCGAGATCACCGGCTATGACCCGTTCTACATGATGGCCGGGTCCGGGATCAAGCCGGAACCGATACCGCTGAATGTCAAAGTGGTGCTAATCGGCGAGCCGTATCTATATAACATGCTCTGGCGGCTGGACGAGGATTTCAAGAAAATATTCAAGATCAAGGCCGAGTTCGACAGTGTCATGCCGCTCTCCGACGAGAACCTCAAGGACTATTACTGTTTCATACGCCGTATCGCCGATCAGGATCAACTGCCGCCGTTCGACCTGAGCGGCATGCAGGCGGTGGCGGAATACGGCCGCCGTCTGGCGGGACATCGCGACAAACTGAGCGTCCGTTTTACGGCCATCGCCGACATGGTGCGCGAGGCGGCGTTCTGCGCGACGGAGCGGCAGGGGGACATGGTCACGCGCGCGGATGTGCGCACGGCCATCATCCGGAAACGCCAGCGGGTGAACCTCGTGGAAGACAAAATACAGGAGATGTACGACAAGGAGATGCTCCTGGTCTCCACCACCGGTTCGGCGGTAGGGCAGATCAACGGACTGTCGGTATACGATGTGGGTGAGTATGCGTTTGGCCGGCCAAGCCGTATCACCGTGAACACGTCGCTGGGGAAAGCGGGCGTGATCAATATCGAGCGTGAGGCGGACCTGTCCGGCCCGATCCATGACAAAGGTGTCCTCGTCCTGAGCGGGTTCCTTCGCGAGATGTTCTCCCAGGACAAGCCGCTGACTATGTCGGCATCGATCTCGTTCGAGCAATCGTATAGTGGTGTTGACGGCGACTCGGCGTCGTCGACCGAGATCTACGGCATTTTATCGTCGTTGACCGGTCTGCCTATCAAGCAGGGGATCGCGGTCACCGGCTCCGTGAATCAGAAAGGCGAGATCCAGCCGATCGGCGGCGTCAACGAGAAGATAGAGGGCTTTTTCGATGTCTGCTCGTCGCGCGGCTTGACCGGCGACCAGGGTGTGATCATTCCGCATCAAAACGTGCAGGACCTGATGCTTCGGCCGGATGTCATGGATGCTGTCAAAGCCGGGAGATTTCATATTTATCCGGTGAAGAGTATCAGCGAGGGGATTGGCCTGCTTACCGGCACCCCCGGGGGCGAGCGGATGCCGAAGGGGAAGTTCACGCCCAAATCGGTGTTCGCGCTGGCGGATCATAAACTTCGCGAAATGGCGCTCACCTTCGAGCGGTTCGGGCGCGAAGCACACAACAACAACGACAAGAAGAACTCCAGGCGTGTCAGACCAAGACGCCCGATCGCCCGCAAGAAGAGGTCACGAAAAGGGTAGCAGGTGCACTCGCTCAGCGTTCCGTTCGATACGAACGGGTTGTTCATGGTGAGCGAAATCGCCGATACCGTTTTTTTACTTGACAGTGTTGTGCATGATGGTATGATGGGCATGAACACTTTGTCTTAGGAGGTTGTTCAATGCGCAAAGCTAAGAAAGCAACAAGAAAGGCGGCTCGTGGGGCAAGACGGTTGCGCTGCGCGGCCAAAACGAAGAACGGGAAGCAGTGCAAGCGCTTCACCGACGGCCGGGCCAGGCTGTGCTCCGTGCATAAGAAATAGCTGCCCGACCAACGAACACACGTGGCGGCCGGTTTTCACCGGCCGTTTTTTTGTGACGTGACTAACAGGTGCGATCCTGCTGAGGAGCCGTCCGATGGTTCACTGCCTGTAACGGACAATCCACACCTTTAGGTGTGGCACAAGCCGGCCGTTCTTGTTGTAAGAGACGATGTGCGTGTCTCAGCTCAGAAATCCGCACCAAGCGAGAAATAGTAGGTCGGTTTATCCGAGACGCGATAGAAGTCGGTCGACCAGGCCAGATCATAGCGCAACAGGACAAATCCGAACAAGTTGGCCCGCATGCCGAAGCCGAATCCGGTCTTGATATCCTGAAGTCTGTTTCCGCCCTCGCTGGTACCGCCTTTGAAATGATTGCCGGTCCAGGCAGCGCCGATATCGGTGAAGATGGCGCCGTTGACGTTGCTTATGACTATCGGCAGCGGGAACCGCATGGCCAGAATTTGGATCATAGGAAATCGGAACTCGGCGTTTATCAAACCGAACCGGTCACCGGAAAGACCGTAGAAATCCTGTCCGCGAAGCGGTGTGACCACGTCGGCGAAATATAAGTTCTCGACATCGTATACTTTGGCTTCCAGAGTGCGTCTGCCGATCCAGTTGGTGGTCCCGCCGAGGAAGTACATCTTAGGCGTCTTGCCGAATGACGCGCCGCCGGCGAGCCTGATAGCCGTTGAGAAATTCTTGCCGAGGTGCCAGTACTTCCGCCAATCAATCTCAGTGGAATAGAACTCGATATCGTTGGCATCGAAAAGATTGACGCCGCCGGAGAAAGTTACCTTGGCGCGGCGGCCGTTGATCGGTCCGGTGTATCCCCAGAGGATATTGTCCGTGACGTACGAGATCGCAAAGGTGGTCACTTTGGAGCTGCGATCCGAACGAGGGTCATCGAAATCATAATACTTCCGGTCGATGAAGTACTGTGCGCCGATCAACTCGATGCGGCTGAACATCGATTTGGGGCGACTGACGAAGAACTGCAGGCCGTAGAAGCGGTCCGAGAACAGGTGGTCGTAGCTGTCCAGATAATAGTTCTTGGTGTGGAATATCCCGCCGCCGAAATTGGTGCGCCGCGTGTTATTGAAATAGTATGCCTGGACGTTTGACTGATCGATCGTGTTGACCAGATCGGTGGCCAGATAGATCTGGTGGTTCCCAAGGTAATCAGAGAACACGAAGTAGGACTGTCCGCGAAGCCCGAAGAACGTGTTGTAGGAAAAGCCGCCCCCCACGTAATCAGGCGTAAACTTCACCTTGTACTTCTTGATCTCATACTCGCCGCTTGGTAATGCACCGGGGATGGAATCAAAAGAAGGTGGCTCGGTCATGGGACCTTTGGCGATATTGGTGTCGGAGGTGATGTCCTGCATCAGGGAATCAAGCGGGTCCTTCTTACGCGCCTTGCTGACGTACACATATTCGTCGCCATAGATGCCGGTCTTGCCCGACAGTGAGTCGGTCCGGGCAGCGGTGGTCGAATCGGCAGTCGCTTTGGTTGTGGCCGTATCACTCTTACTCGTATCAGTGACAGCGAGAAGAGTGGAATCACTCGGTGGCGTAATTGATGCCGACGTATCAGGCGGGACTGGCGCGATCGCCGGGGGCTGCGTCTTGACAACGCTGTCGGTGACAGCCACCGGCGGGCCGGCAAGTCCTTTCGGGAAATTGTACTTGCCGAGGACGAAGTCCGTTGACTTGAGGACGCCGTTATCGCCGACCGGCATCAGGTCTTTGAGGACAAATATGTCAAACGCTCCCTGGTAAAATGCGGACAACGCGATCTTCTGGCCGTCGGGAGACCAGGACATCGAGCGCGCGCCGGTCAGCAGGTCGGTCACGGCAAAGTATCTGGAGGAATCAAGATAGGCGACATACACGTTATCGGTCCCGTTGCGGTTGGAGATGAAGGCAACCTTCTTCCCGTCAGGTGACAGCATCGGCATCCGATTTGTACCCGGGCCGACTTCCATCGCAGAAATGCGCGAGGATGCGATATCGATGGAGAACAGGTTGTAATCGCCGTAGGCGAAATCACCGGGCCGGAATCCTTTGGCCGCATCGAACGGTTGACCGAGGTGGTCAAGCCCAGGTACGCCGTCGTGCGGACGGTCGGACGCAAACACCAGTGCGCTCGAATTGGGCATCCAACTCGGATCCAAATCATCGAACCGGTCATCGGTCAACTTCCGGATCTGGTCGGTGGCGAGGTCGAAAATATACAGGTCACGCTTGTAGCCGTCGAGCGCGCTGAACGCGATCTTGGTACTGTCCGGTGACCAGGCGGGGGAATGCACGTTATAGAAGTTCAGCTTCTTCCGTCGATAGATATGCTTGTTGTTAATGTCGAGCAGCATGATGGCGTCGCGGCCACCCGACTTGGCCACAAACGCGATGCTGCGGCCATCGGGCGAGAACGACATGCCGGAAACATAGCTGTGCAGCGATTCCAGATCGCCCGACCTTTCCCCCTTGACCAGCCGGTCCAGCACTTTGCCGTCGAGGGCGGAGAGAAGGACAATCTCGGTGTAATCTGACTTGTCGGTGAAAATGGCGATCTTGTCGCCGTCCGGCGAATAGACCGGCTGCTCGTTGAAATAGGAGCCATCCTTCCGGGCGTGCGTGAGTTGTTTGCCGATCTCATCGGCTTCCTTGCGCTGGGCAATCTCCGGCCAGTAGCGCCGTTTCATTTCCTTGGCAAACGCTTCCCACAATTCCTCCTCATCTACGCCTATGGCCGCCTTGAGGGTACGGCCCATGGTGAGGTGGATCTTCCCCTTCTGTAAAATCTCTCCCAGCTTCTCTTCGCCGTACTTATCGGCGATGAATTTGATCATCGCCTGTCCCTGCTTGTAGGCAAGGAACCCACCGAGATACTGAGGCGGCGTGAGGTAGCCGTTGACGGTGGCGTCGCGGACGAACATATCGGAGAAATAATCCCACCCGTGGCGGGACGAGTATTCCGCATACCCTTCCGCGTACCAGAGCGGGAGATTGAACAGCCGCCGCTGTGACAAAAGCGAGCCGAACATGTTGCCGTAGAGCATATCGTACACGACGGCGTGGGTGAGTTCGTGATGCAGCACGTGGCGGAAATCTTCGTACGAGCCGGTGAACGGAATGACGATCCGGCTCTTGAACACCTCGGTGAAACCGCCGACCCCTTCGGGGATGAGGTCGGGGATGATATTGGTCTGCTGAAAGTCGTTATGCGAGTTATAGATGAACACCGGCACGCGGCGCTGGATCTTGTAATTGAGCTCTCGGGAAATATCGACATAGGCCGACTCCATGACGGTCATGGCGAATTTGGCCGTCGGGTAGGCGTTCTCGTAGAAATAGATGTCGAAATGGCGTGACTGAATATAGCTCCAGTCGAAGTTCTTGTACTGGACTTTGTTTTTGCCGAACTGAACTTCCTGCGCCGATCCGGCTGCGGCCACAAGCAGGAGAAAGAGCCCCAGCCAGCGAGCGATCTGTTTTGTCATGTCTGTCACCTTTCCAACCAATGACGCTCGACCGGAGGCGGAAATTCAATATGATCTCTGCCTGGTCCGGCCGCCGCGTGAACCAATGGTCCTCGGCTACACAGCGGAAGTCTTCTCTCTTGTTATATCGGCACCAAGGGATGAAAGCCGTTCTTCGAGCCGATAGTACCCGCGGTCGACATGGTAGACGCGAAGAATCTCCGACCGTCCCCTGGCGGCCAGGCACGCCAGGACGATACCGGCCCCGGCGCGGATATCCGGTGCCATCACTTCGGCTCCACGCAACGACTCGACTCCATTCACAATCGCCTCGGAGGCGGACACGTTGATGTCGGCGCCCAGACGCCGCAGTTCCATCGTATGAGAGAACCTATCTACGAAAACAGTCTCCTTGATATGGGAGGTTCCCGTGGCGATACAGGCCGCGGCCATGATGCAGGCCTGAAGGTCGGTAGGGAAACCGGGATAGGGGAATGTCGTGACCGAAACCGGCTGGAGTTTCTTGGGGCCCTTAACGGTGATGCCGTTCCTGGCGGTTTTCACCTCGCAGCCGAGTTCGCGAAGCTTGTGGTTCACCATAGTGAGTTGGGTCGGATCAATACCGGTCATCTCCACTTGACCACCGGTCAAAGCGGCGCCGAAAGCATAGGTACCGGCGACGAGGCGGTCTCCAGACACAGTATGCTCGACCGCCTGCAGCCTCTTCACCGGCTCAATGGTGATCTCGGGCGTGCCGACACCATGGATCTTAGCTCCGGCTTTGTTGAGAAATTCCGCGACATCAATTATTTCCGGATCGCAGGCGGCGTTGATAATGACCGTCTTGTTCTTTGCGAACACGGCGCCATAGATGATGTTTTCGGTTCCGGTATGGGAGGGCCGGTCGAAGTATATCTGGCCTCCCGTCAAGGGCTTCCCTTCGGCAATAACGTAACCGGCTTCTTCGGATATCTTCGCCCCGAGGCTTGCGAACCCTTTAATATGAAAATCGACCGGTCTTGCTCCGAGAGAGCAGCCGCCCGGCAGCGAGACCTTGGCCTCGCCCATGCGAGCCAGGATCGGACCGAGCACCAGAAACGACGCCCGCATCTGCCGCATCAAATCATACGGCGCGGTGGTCTCGGTAAGTTTCTCGGCGTTGACGGTCATCACTTCGGCCTTGGCATCGTACGTGACTCTGGCACCAAGGAACTTGAGCATGTCGATGATGGTGTAAATGTCGCGGAGGGGCGGGATGTTGCGGACGACCGACTCTCCCTTTTGTATCAGCAGGGCCCCGGCGATGATCGGGAGGGCGGCGTTTTTCGAACCGTCAACCCGAACCTTCCCTTTCAGGACGGCCGGTCCCTGGATTACGAATTTGTCCATGCTAACCCTTTCTAACCTGTCTGGGCGATTCTGTTCCGTTTTTTGCATCGGCCAGTGGACAGAATCCAGCGCCTGCCAATTTCACGAGCCCTCTTCAAAAAGGGAAGCAAAAAACCGGTCAAGGGTGAGAAAGTGGAGGTTTAGGCTCGACTCATCGAATCACGTGGGAATATCAATCGGCTCGGCCAGAATCCCCAGGCTCTCGCGCGTGCGGATGAACAGGTCGATGGCGTCGTCGTGGCAGAAGTCCGGATCGGTCCAGGGCAGGCGAACATACTGCCCTCGCGAATAGACCAGGACCAGTTCGGCGAAAACACCATCGCGAATATAGATCCGGTGTCCGTACTCACGGTGACACCCCATCACCAGACTGCATGCGGTAAGAATGCAGGGGTCGACGTTGACCGTTCTGAAGGTGAAGTCATCAACGTGGTCCCCCAATTGCGACTCAATCCGGTGACAGGCGGCTTTGATATCAACCAAGTCCTCGCGAGGGACCGGTTTCTCAAATGAGAAGAACCGCCGCTGGAGCCGGCTCCCCATCTCCTCGGCGTACAGCTTGCCGTTGGAATGAGGTATATCGCTGGTTTCAAACTGGACCCGTCCAAACCGTTTTTCCAGCATGGTCAGGGCATCGCTCAAAGCATCAAGAGACGAGTGGGTAACGGAGATGACCAATCGTCCTGGTTCCGGTCGTTGTACTCGCGCCATGGTGCGATATTTGGCCTGCAGACGCCAAAAGGCAACAAAAACTTCGCATCGGACGAAAATTGCAGCGACCTGATCAGGTCGACACCGCGTGTTGTCTCATCCGAAACTCACCGCGAAGTATCGCATACAGGAAGCTGTCGTGCCAGCGGCCGC
The Candidatus Zixiibacteriota bacterium genome window above contains:
- a CDS encoding DUF4416 family protein: MARVQRPEPGRLVISVTHSSLDALSDALTMLEKRFGRVQFETSDIPHSNGKLYAEEMGSRLQRRFFSFEKPVPREDLVDIKAACHRIESQLGDHVDDFTFRTVNVDPCILTACSLVMGCHREYGHRIYIRDGVFAELVLVYSRGQYVRLPWTDPDFCHDDAIDLFIRTRESLGILAEPIDIPT